Below is a genomic region from Candidatus Diapherotrites archaeon.
TTCAAAGTTGGTGAAAACGTTCACTGCTTTCGTGTTTATGCCGATCGCCTTGATTGCGTCAATGCCGCCTTCAAGCTTCCTGAATCTCCTGTCAACTTGTTTTATGCGCTCGTCCGCGGGTTCGTGGCTTGTGATGTCGCCGAACTCGTCGTGCTCATCAGTTGTAGCGCGGTGGATGCCGAACTTCTGGCCCGGAATAGCGCGCGGCGAAATCCCGTCCTTTGTCCCGAACAGGCTTCTCTTGAAGCGGCTGTTTTCAAAGTATTTCTGCGCTTCCTCGTCGCTTACCATCCAGCCGCGGTTTATTTTGAGGTGGTCGAACCTGAATGGCGGAACGGTTTCAAGCGAGTCAGCCAAAAATTTGTCCGTCACAATCAAAACCGGCAGCTGGAAGTGTTCGGCGATGTTGAAAGAGTCAAAGCCTGCGTAAAAGCATTCGGTCGGGTCGCCGGGGCAGATGACAACCTTGTCGAATTCGCCGTGCCCCGCATTGAGGATCATCTGCAAATCGCCCTGGTCCGTGCGGGTAGGCATGCCTGTGCTTGGCCCCGGCCTCATGGCTTCGACTGCGACAATCGGGGTTTCAAGCATGCCTGCCATGCTCAATCCTTCAACCATCAAATCGAAGCCTCCGCCGCTTGTGCCGGTCATGCTTCTCGCGCCTGCAAAGCTTGCCCCGACCACCATGTTCATTGCGGCAATCTCGTCTTCGGTCTGCTTGACCATGATGTTGTATTCCTTGTCGTGCGCTGCCACAAAATTTAGTATGCTGCTTGCCGGGGTCATTGGATATGCGGCGTAAAATTTGAGTCCGGCCTTGATCGCGCCGATTGAAATCGCGTCGTTGCCGTTGACCAGGATGTTGTCCTTCTTTCCCCTTTTTTCAAGCCTGTAAGCGAACGGCTCCTTGAATTCCCTGAAATTGTTTTTGATGAAATCGAATCCTGCGTGCGCGGCCTTGATGTTCAATTCGATTATCTTTTCGTCCTTGCCCGAAAATTGTTCCCTGAGCGCTTCTTCCAGGAAAGACATGTCGAAGCTGAGGATTGCGAAGCTTGCGCCGAGGCTTACCGTGTTGCGCACGATTTCGGGCGCGCCAAGCTGCCTTGTGATGTCAACCAATGGCACCGGATAAACGCGCACGTCTTTGCGTATGTGGCCGGTGTCCGGAACCTTGTTTGAATCGAATAAAATGCAGCCGTCCTTTGAAACCAGCGTCTGGTGCAATTTTATGGTTTCGTCGTTCAACGCCACCAGCACGCTGATGGGTTTCCTGTGCGCGGTTATCGGCTTTTCGTTTATGCGCACGTGCAAAAAGTTGTGCCCGCCCCTGATAAGCGAAGGGTATTCGCTGTTCGCGTAAGCGTACAATCCCGCCCTTTGCGCGCATTTTGCGAGCATGCTGCCTGCTGAGAGTATTCCGAATCCCGCTTCTCCCCCGACGCGCCAGGTGAGGTCGTTGACTTTCATTTTTTGCAACCTTTTTTTGCTTGAATGCCTGCAATGCACTGCATGAAACAGTGTGGAAGGCAATCAAAAATATTAGTCATTAGCCTATAAAAACCTTTTCAATTTTTTCGTTGTTCGGCAACCCAGTTTAAGGCAATCGCCGATTTACGCGCTTTCGATCGCGTGTGCCGAAACTAAGGCGCATTGCTGTTGCAACGCGCCGAGTATGCTGTTGAGCATAAGTGCTGTTGCATCAGAAACAGTGTGTAAGGGGTTTGCAGGGAGTCTGTTCAGGCTTCAGATTTTATCCATTCAGCCGTTTTTTTGAGCCCTTCGGAAAAGCCTTCCTTTGCTTCGAAGCCCAGCAGTTTTTTCGCTTTCGCCGGCGAGCCCCGTGTCTTTGGGACGTCGCCTTCGCGTTTCGGGCCGAAAACCGGCTTTAAGCTCGTGCCAAGAATTCCGTTCAGTGTTTTCACGATGTCAAGCAGGCTTGTGCTTTTTCCCGCGCAGACATTGAAGGTTTCACCGCAAGCCTTTTTGCCGGCAGTCATTGCTTTCAGGTTTGCCTCCACAACATTTGAAACATAGGTGAAGTCCCTCGCCTGCTTTCCATTGCCGTGCACTAGTGGCTGCTCTCCCGCAAGCATTTTTTTGGCAAAAATGGGTATGACGCCCGAATACTGCGATTTGGTGTCCTGCCTCGGCCCGAAGACATTGAAATAGCGCAGGCTAACCGTTTCGATTCCGAAAACGTCGTTGTAGAGCTTCAGGTATTTTTCGCCGCACAGCTTTGTCAGGGCGTAAGGCGAAACCGGCCAAGCCGCATCGGATTCCTTTTGCGGAAAGCTTTTTGCATTGCCGTAAACCGAGGAGGATGACGCGAAAACAATTCTTGAAACGCCTGTTTTCCTGCACGCTTCAAGCAGGTTCACTGTTCCGAAGTCGTTGACTTCCGCGAATTCCGCCGGGTTTTTCATGGACAACGGCACGGACCGCAAGGCGGCTTCGTGCAGCACAAAATCCGCGCCTTTGCATGCGTCCAGCAGTTCTGGCATGCTGCGCAAATCGCCTCTTATGAACTCGGCGCCTTCAACGCCGTCAAGGTTTTCCATTTTGCCGTAGCTGAGATTGTCAAACGCCCTCACGGAAAAGCCTTTTTTGGCGAGCGCTTCGCACAAATGCGAGCCGATGAAGCCGCATCCCCCGGTCACAAGAACGGTTTCCTTCATCCGCAAATAATAAGTGCAAAACCTTTAAATCTGCATTTGCGTTAAAATTTACCATAGATGCCAAAGACAATAAGCCTGCTTATTCCGGCCTACAACGAGGAAAACCGGATAGAGCCTTTTTTGCGCGAAGTCCTCGGGTATGCGAAATCCCATCCGGATGTCTTGGAGGTAATTGTAGTCAACGACGGGAGTTCGGACAAAACCCGGAAAATACTTGAAAAATACTCCAAAAAAATCAGAATACTGCTGCACGCGCACAACAAGGGCAAGGGCGCAGCCATTAAAACAGGCTGCCTTGCAGCCAAAGGCGGCAAAATAATTTTCCTTGACGCGGACGGCAGCATTCCGGCCAAGGAAATCCCCAAAATGGCGGGCGCGCTGGACAAATTTGAAATAGCCGTCGGTTCGCGCAAGGCCAAAGGCGCGAAAATAACCGTGAAACAGCCGTTGCGCAGGGTAATCGCAGGCAAGGCCTTCAATTTCATTGTCAACATTTTGTTTCCGATAAACAATTTTGACACGCTCTGCGGCTTCAAGGGCATGAGAAAGCGCATCGGAAAGGAGATTGCCTCGGAACTCATTTCAACGGACTGGGTTTTCGACGTCGAAATCCTTGCGAGAGCGCAGAAAAAGGGAATTAAGGTCGGAGTGATTCCGCTTGAATGGAAGCACATGGACGATTCGAAAATGCGCCTTGGAGGCACGTCGCTGAAAATGTTCCTCAACCTGCTGAAACTCAGGAAAGCCCTGCGGTGAAAAATCTTGGACAAAATTTTCGGCTTCGGCAAAAAAACCTGCGCAATTCTTGCGCTGATTTCGCTTGCCGGCCTTGCAATGCGTTTCCTTCTCATAAATTCCACGGACATCACGCATGACGAGGCGTTCTACGTCATTCTCGCTTACAAGCTGTTCGCGGTTCTGTGGTCGAACGCGGTTGTCCTCATCGCTTCGGCCGCACTGCTCGCCATTTTCCTCTATCTTTTCTTTGTCCGCAAGTCCTGGAAGCTTCTTGCGGCGGTTTTTGCGGTTGTCCTGTTTGTCAAATACTTTTTCAAAGTCCCGTACATCACGCACGCGCCGTCCGAATTTTTCTCCGTCGCGGTTTCAGTCGTGATTTTCCTGTCGCGCCTGCCGCCGAACGTTGCAGGCGAATTGCTCTCCTCGCTTGCGTCCATTGCCATCGCGTTCTCGGCTTTCCTGTTCGCAAGGCGCTGGTGGGGCGAGCAAACCGGTATTTTTGCCTTCGCCTTGCTCTCGCTTTCCCCTTACGCGGTTTTTTTCTCCACTGCGTCTTTCCTTGACGTTCTCGGCATGGCGTTCCTTTATTCCTCGGTTTTCCTTTTTTTCAAATCATTCGGAGACGCCAGGTTTTTTCCGGTTTCTGGCCTGCTCTTTTCGCTTGCAATCGCGACGCGCTTCACCGCCGTTCTGGCATTGCCGCTTTTCGCGCTGTTTTTTTTGGCGAAAAAAAATTCCCTGCAGAAGACTTTCCTGAACGGCGGCCGGAAGGAAGCCGCCTTGTTTGCAATCATCGTGGTTTTCACAGTGCTTTTTTACGCCGGGCTGATGAAGGAACAGTGGGAAATTTCGGCGGGCAAGACAACGATTGAGAGGAATCCGCGCGTCGACATCACTGAAGCGCATTATTCGCCTTTCGTTGCAGGCGCATTTCCGGAAAAAAGGGACGCGCTTGACCCCGGATTCATGCTGAAATTAATGGCCTTGTTTTATTCGCCGATAATCCTTTTTTTCGGCGCGCTCGCCTGTCCGCGTTTCCTCGCAGTCTCACTGTCAAGGCGCGATTTTGAAAAGCTTTTCCTGCTCGCCCTGCTTTTCGGCTTTTTCGCCTATTTCTCGTTTTTATTGCACGACCAGCGCATCAATTACCTCACGGAAATTGAAATGCCGCTCCTGCTGTTTGTTGCCGGAACGGTTTTCTGGCTTGGAAAAAGGTTTTTGCGCGCGGATTTCGCGTTCAAGGCGCTTGCCCTTGCCGCAATAGCGTTTTTTTTGGTGCAGTCTTTCGCAATCATATCCGCGCCGCGCTTTTCGGGCCTCTCGCAATTCATGCAATCCGTTCCGGATGATGCGGTTGTCTTTGCATCGGGACCGCAGAACCTTGTCCTGCACTATTACGCGAAAGCCTACGTTTATGACACGCAGATAACCAAGCCGTTCCTTGCGAAAATTCTCGGCCTGGACCTTGAACAGCTTGAGGAGTTCAGGAAAAAGGCGGACAGGATTTCCGGGAATGCGGGGGACCTAAGCGGAAAGAAGGCGGAGTTTGCGGTAATAAACAATTTCCTTGCAATGCCGGAAATCGACCTTTCCGCTTACAGGGAATGCAATGGAATCTGGTTTGAGGGCAAAAAAATGTTCAGGGTTTTCGCCCTCAACGAATGCCCGGCATGACCAGTTTGCTTTTGATCCATTCTGGCCTGATGGCTTTTCAGCCGAAAATTCTTTTTGAAACCAGGTCTAACGCAATCCTTATTCCGTCGGTTATGCCCGTGCCCTTTCCATGGTCGAGGTATTTTGACGAAACCGGGACTTCGACAAAGCGCAATTTGTGCCGCTGGATTTCGCCGAAAACCTCTGCAAGCAGGCCGTACCTGTCGATTGTAAGCTTCATTGAATCGATTGCCCTGCGGTTGAATGCGCGGTAGCCTGACTGCGTGTCAGAACACCTGATGCCGTAAAGCAGAAGCACCAGCAAATTCAGGCCGGCATTGCCCAGCTTTTTCACCACCGGCATGCGGAAATCCTTTTTCAGGAAACGCGAGCCGATTGCGATGTCGGCTTTTCCTTCAAGCACCGGCGCTGCGAGCCTCATAAGCTCTTCCGGAAAATGCTGTTCGTCCGCGTCAAGCGTGACAAAAACCCCGCTGCCAAGGGACTTTGCCTTTTCAATGCCCGTTATCGTGGCAGCGCCGACTCCCCTGTTGACCGGATGCCTCAAAGCGATGGTCCCGGCTTTTGACGCGGCTTCGAAGGTTCTGTCCGAGCTGCCGTCGTCGACCACTATGACATTGAACCTTGCATCCGGATTTTTTTTGGCAACCGAAAAAACCCTTTCAAGCACTTTGCCGATGCGCTTTTCCTCGTTGAAAGCCGGCACAATGACGCTTACGGAACCCATTTTGACAACTAGGATTTTTGGGAAAACGCCTTAATTAATGCTTTGTTTTCCGGCGCCACGGCATTGGCGCAAAAAAATTAAATACCTGTTCCGTCCAATCATTTGCATTGCCTTTTGCGGGGGATGGCACTGCCTGGAAACGGTTTCACAAGCCAAATGCACGAGATTGTCCTCAAAGAGCTTGAAAGCCCGTGGGCAAGGGACTCTTATGGCATAAAAGCCGTGCTCGAGGAAGCCCCTGTGCAACTGGCAAAAAACGGCTCGCATTGCATGGGCAAATTCGACTTCTTGGCTGAAACAAAAAACGGTTTCATCGGCTTCGAAGTTCTCACAAGGCCGACAAAAGGCAAAATCCTGGAAAAGATGGCGTACGCCGACACCGTCGACAGGTTCGTCTTCGTTTTTCCTGAAGGCAGCCTCGGCCTTTACAGGAAACCGGCGCAAAAAATCTTTGTCAAGCAATCAAAGCTCAACCGCCTTGAAAAAAAATTCTCACGCGAAAACGTCTTCGTCTGGATGCTTGACGTCTACTCGAAAAAATTCACGCAGAAAGGCAGGATTTCGGAAGTCTTCAACGTGAAATAACCGCTTCGGCAATCGCAGAAAAAACGCTTAGGCTTAAAACACTGCTTTCTGCCTTTCGATTCCATGGAAATCAGGTTTGTGCGGCATGCGCTTGAACGGATACGGGTCTATGGGATTTCCGCCGGATTTGCCGAAAACTGTCTGAAAAAACCCGATAGAATTTTTGATGGAAAGAACGGCCGCAAAATCGCCCAGAAAAGGTTAAATGGCTATGTAATGAGAATTATTTACGAAGAAAAAGAGCATTCGCTTACAGTAATAACCGTCTACAAAGCAAGGGCTGAAAGGTATGAAATATAAGTACGACAAGGAATCCGACATTCTGCTAGTTTCACTTGGCAATGAAAAGCCGGACTTTGCCGAACAGAAAGGCAACATCATAGCGCACTATTCCAAGGACAGAAGACTCGTTGAAATTGAAATCCTTGACGCTGGCAGAACAACAGCCAAAATGCGCAACGCCGTCCTGGAACAAGCAGCGAATGCATGAAACCCAATCAAGCCGGTTTGGCAAGACAACAACCTTTTAAACAATCCAAACCCAAATTACTATTTGAACATTTGGGCCTGTAGCCTAGCGGATAAGGCGCCTGCCTTCTAAGCAGGAGATCGGGGGTCCGAATCCTCCCAGGCCCGCTTTCGCGCGGGCGTGACGAAACTGACGTGCCTTGCGCGGCAAGGCACCGCGTATGCCGATTAAAGCTTCAGGGGGTTGCAAGGGGCGAATGCCCCTGCGCGCAAATCCTCCAAGGCCCGAGCCGTCGCGTCCGGCTGGTGCGAACCAAGGCGTTCTGCTATCGCAGAACGCCGAGTATGCAAAAATGCGCTTTCGTGCGGATGGTGCGAAACTGGGGCATCCGCGCTTCGCGTGACAGCCAGTATTCTTTTGCAATGCTTTCATGCGCATGGCTGACTAATGCATTATTGTTAAACCGCAATACGCCGAGCAAACTAATTTTGTAAATAAACGGACCGTGCTCTGTCTCGCCGGTCAGCGTTTCAGTATTATCCCAAAACGCCCAAGCCTTTCAACTATGTTTGCTTCCCTGGCCTGCATGTTTTCGTCATCGGCCGCAAATTGCCTTACTTGCCTCAACTCGTGGATTTCTTCCGTAAGTTTCATTATTTCGTCGGGACGAAGCAGTTGCAGGGCGCCAAGTGCCGCCATATTGAGTTGAAGTATTCTGGAATCGTTAATGGCCCGCCCAAGCCGGATAAGGGCGCCTCTTCTTCGTGCCAAATAGGTTTGTTCTTTTCCTGGACGCGTATTGGCTTCAGCATTCTTTGCCGCTTTTCCGCGCGTTTCGCTCTTGCGTCTTCTTACCCGCACTGCCCGTACAATACTTCTCTGTGTCCTTCTGGCCCGGTTTGGCTTTCTTGGTCTAAACATTTGATACACTTTGTTCTTTTTCATTTATTAACTTTTGCGGATTCGCCCCGCGCCCTGCCTTTTTTTGCGGACCGCAAAAAAACATTTGTTTTCCGTATTTTAAGTGTTTTCACGAATGCGTTCGCGCGTTTTTTCCCTTGGCCGGGAACTTTTTTAAACTGATTGCGGTTTGAGTTCTTTTACGTTTTTTTTGTTGCGGCCTGGCTTTTCAGGCCTTATTATCATGTTTGGATTGTTGTTTTTGCAGGGTTGGGGGTTGTTTTTGATGTCAGGGCATGATGTTGGCGAAGCATCCGATTTTGGTTCCTTGGACAGCATAAGCGGGGCCGAGGAAACGGCCGACAGGATTGCCGTGGAAGCGCAGAAAAAGCGCGAGCGGCTGCTTGAAAAGGCCAGGCTTGACGCCGCAAGCCTTGTGGAAAATGAAAAGCGGAATGCGCTCGCCGGCAGGGAAAAGAAAATAGTTGAGCTGAAAAAAAGCCTTGAAAAGGAGAAGGCTGCGATGGAATCCGAAACGGAAAAAAGGGTTTCCGAAATCTCGAAAAAAGCCAAGGCGCAGTCCGCAAAGGAAGTTTCGTTTCTGGCCGGCAAGTTTTTGGATGAGATAAAAAATGTTTAAGCCTAAGGCGATGGCAAAGGTCAGGATAACCGGCGTGAATTCAGGCATAAAGCCGGTCATTGAAACCCTTTTTGACCTGAAAATGCTGCACCTTGTCGACTTTGAAAAAGGGCATGCCGGCGTTCTGGATTTCGGAAAGCCGCTTGCGGACGCCGACGAATATTCCGATTTGATTGTCAAGGCCGGCTCGGTAGTTTCGCATTACCATCTGAAAGGCGAAGCCGTGCAGGTCGGGAATTTTTCCTCTGCAAAGCACAAATTTTTGCTCTTGTTCTCGGATTTTTCATCCGCGGCAACGGAACTTGCTTCGCTGAATGAAACGCGCAAAGCACTGCTGGACCGGCTCCTGGAACCCATGGCAAGGCTTTCAGTTCCGCAAAAATTCCTGCGCGAATTTTCGCATCTTTCGGTTTTCAAGGGAATTGCAAAAAAATCCGCAAGGCTCCCGCTCAATTCTGCGGGCATCCCTTTCGAGGGCACGGAAAGAAAAGCCGGCAATGATTTTGCCATGGTTTTGTTTGTCGCAAAAAGGGACGCGCAGGCAACGCGCGAAGTCCTGTCCGGCATAGGCTTTTCCGAGCAGGATTTGCCGGAAAACTTTTCCGAAAGTTCCCTGCGGAACGAGCTTGTTTCAACGGAAAGGAGAATCGCGGAAAAGCAGGCCATAATAGAATCCATCGGAAAAAACAATTCCGGCTTCCTGCTCGACTTCGCGTTTTCAGTGAAACGGCTCAATGAAATAGCCGAAACGCCTTTGCGCTTCGGTTCCACGAAAAACGCGTTTGTCGCAACCGGCTGGGTTTTGCAGGA
It encodes:
- a CDS encoding 2-oxoacid:acceptor oxidoreductase subunit alpha, whose product is MKVNDLTWRVGGEAGFGILSAGSMLAKCAQRAGLYAYANSEYPSLIRGGHNFLHVRINEKPITAHRKPISVLVALNDETIKLHQTLVSKDGCILFDSNKVPDTGHIRKDVRVYPVPLVDITRQLGAPEIVRNTVSLGASFAILSFDMSFLEEALREQFSGKDEKIIELNIKAAHAGFDFIKNNFREFKEPFAYRLEKRGKKDNILVNGNDAISIGAIKAGLKFYAAYPMTPASSILNFVAAHDKEYNIMVKQTEDEIAAMNMVVGASFAGARSMTGTSGGGFDLMVEGLSMAGMLETPIVAVEAMRPGPSTGMPTRTDQGDLQMILNAGHGEFDKVVICPGDPTECFYAGFDSFNIAEHFQLPVLIVTDKFLADSLETVPPFRFDHLKINRGWMVSDEEAQKYFENSRFKRSLFGTKDGISPRAIPGQKFGIHRATTDEHDEFGDITSHEPADERIKQVDRRFRKLEGGIDAIKAIGINTKAVNVFTNFEGNAGDAEISIVSWGSTKGIILDAMEMLKAEHKIAFLQIIYANPFPDREVGEFLNKAGLIVNVETNKMSQMAKLIREKTGIPLENHVNRYDGRPFDPDDLAEDIKKIASQKAKTAKNFPDAKNAKPKAAQKKAKAKPKRKK
- a CDS encoding SDR family oxidoreductase codes for the protein MKETVLVTGGCGFIGSHLCEALAKKGFSVRAFDNLSYGKMENLDGVEGAEFIRGDLRSMPELLDACKGADFVLHEAALRSVPLSMKNPAEFAEVNDFGTVNLLEACRKTGVSRIVFASSSSVYGNAKSFPQKESDAAWPVSPYALTKLCGEKYLKLYNDVFGIETVSLRYFNVFGPRQDTKSQYSGVIPIFAKKMLAGEQPLVHGNGKQARDFTYVSNVVEANLKAMTAGKKACGETFNVCAGKSTSLLDIVKTLNGILGTSLKPVFGPKREGDVPKTRGSPAKAKKLLGFEAKEGFSEGLKKTAEWIKSEA
- a CDS encoding glycosyltransferase, translated to MPKTISLLIPAYNEENRIEPFLREVLGYAKSHPDVLEVIVVNDGSSDKTRKILEKYSKKIRILLHAHNKGKGAAIKTGCLAAKGGKIIFLDADGSIPAKEIPKMAGALDKFEIAVGSRKAKGAKITVKQPLRRVIAGKAFNFIVNILFPINNFDTLCGFKGMRKRIGKEIASELISTDWVFDVEILARAQKKGIKVGVIPLEWKHMDDSKMRLGGTSLKMFLNLLKLRKALR
- a CDS encoding glycosyltransferase family 39 protein, which gives rise to MDKIFGFGKKTCAILALISLAGLAMRFLLINSTDITHDEAFYVILAYKLFAVLWSNAVVLIASAALLAIFLYLFFVRKSWKLLAAVFAVVLFVKYFFKVPYITHAPSEFFSVAVSVVIFLSRLPPNVAGELLSSLASIAIAFSAFLFARRWWGEQTGIFAFALLSLSPYAVFFSTASFLDVLGMAFLYSSVFLFFKSFGDARFFPVSGLLFSLAIATRFTAVLALPLFALFFLAKKNSLQKTFLNGGRKEAALFAIIVVFTVLFYAGLMKEQWEISAGKTTIERNPRVDITEAHYSPFVAGAFPEKRDALDPGFMLKLMALFYSPIILFFGALACPRFLAVSLSRRDFEKLFLLALLFGFFAYFSFLLHDQRINYLTEIEMPLLLFVAGTVFWLGKRFLRADFAFKALALAAIAFFLVQSFAIISAPRFSGLSQFMQSVPDDAVVFASGPQNLVLHYYAKAYVYDTQITKPFLAKILGLDLEQLEEFRKKADRISGNAGDLSGKKAEFAVINNFLAMPEIDLSAYRECNGIWFEGKKMFRVFALNECPA
- a CDS encoding glycosyltransferase family 2 protein, which encodes MGSVSVIVPAFNEEKRIGKVLERVFSVAKKNPDARFNVIVVDDGSSDRTFEAASKAGTIALRHPVNRGVGAATITGIEKAKSLGSGVFVTLDADEQHFPEELMRLAAPVLEGKADIAIGSRFLKKDFRMPVVKKLGNAGLNLLVLLLYGIRCSDTQSGYRAFNRRAIDSMKLTIDRYGLLAEVFGEIQRHKLRFVEVPVSSKYLDHGKGTGITDGIRIALDLVSKRIFG
- a CDS encoding DUF4258 domain-containing protein — protein: MEIRFVRHALERIRVYGISAGFAENCLKKPDRIFDGKNGRKIAQKRLNGYVMRIIYEEKEHSLTVITVYKARAERYEI
- a CDS encoding DUF2283 domain-containing protein, with protein sequence MKYKYDKESDILLVSLGNEKPDFAEQKGNIIAHYSKDRRLVEIEILDAGRTTAKMRNAVLEQAANA